From Aptenodytes patagonicus chromosome 1, bAptPat1.pri.cur, whole genome shotgun sequence, one genomic window encodes:
- the LOC143155517 gene encoding transmembrane protein 126A-like, producing MTGREFLELDSPQRRLYLERFKRVEVIQKILNELPKADQNLCNHGSYFLAANASLCGLAANNFFRNILHVRKASLVSALPMAVIPFLSTAAVYEVFVREPLFSGDLNCEVCAVVRGGLIGAVVGGLYPVLLALPVNASLAARYSSSPLPGKENLLRFWLTTAQPVFRKMSLGVLIQVLTGLYLATKHHGIYVKILQQMNTSRDPEELQA from the exons ATGACAGGAAGAGAGTTTCTTGAACTAGATTCTCCGCAGCGAAGACTATATTTGGAAAGATTTAAGCGGGTGGAAGTCATACAAAAGATACTCAATGAGCTTCCTAAAGCAGATCA GAACCTTTGTAATCATGGCTCATACTTCCTTGCAGCAAATGCAAGCTTATGCGGCTTGGCGGCAAATAACTTCTTCAGGAACATCCTACACGTCAGAAAGGCTTCCTTGGTGTCCGCTTTGCCAATGGCTgttattccatttctttcaacAGCAGCGGTTTATGAAGTTTTTGTGCGTGAGCCTTTATTTTCAG GTGACCTAAACTGTGAGGTCTGCGCTGTGGTCAGAGGAGGATTGATAGGGGCTGTTGTGGGTGGTCTCTATCCTGTTCTCCTGGCTCTCCCCGTGAACGCAAGCCTTGCAGCCAG GTATTCTTCATCTCCCTTGCCGGGGAAGGAAAACCTATTGCGCTTCTGGCTCACAACTGCTCAGCCTGTCTTTAGGAAGATGAGTTTGGGTGTACTTATACAGGTTCTAACTGGATTATATCTTGCCACTAAACATCACGGAATATATGTCAAAATACTGCAGCAGATGAACACTAGCAGGGATCCGGAAGAGTTACAAGCATGA
- the CCDC89 gene encoding coiled-coil domain-containing protein 89 — translation MAQDEREAGMANSTSDPKTGRDVEDLTQGLEELCESPEKEKSEKALLHSRLEQQHRLICILKKNADNARKRCKGLEQLNMELEKLRTKDAVKMKAQTQRIQHLEGRFMDLASNHEKMIQFKDEHRKRHMQLWEENKLLRQENEMLFSQTVREKEAEVLQLAAQARKLSQQLASLQEKCAYESRRAQEREKELLEAQSQQASAYAWEVDSLKNQLQRLQEKHQQIVAQVERTESQQRAQGSELQAKLERANEEKERLLNLAVERDKALQEKQREIQQLGKKLETAEKARQRAGKRLVKEAAAVDNDLKVRELQRQLESSEQAYNELSLQFDAYRKHSTDLLTKEKALNVKLRHFIA, via the coding sequence ATGGCTCAGGAtgagagggaggcagggatggcCAACTCCACAAGTGATCCAAAGACGGGCAGAGACGTGGAAGATCTGACACAAGGCCTGGAGGAACTCTGTGAGAGCCCTGAAAAGGAGAAGAGTGAGAAGGCTCTGCTGCACTCACGCCTAGAACAACAGCATCGCCTTATCTGTATActgaagaaaaatgcagacaaTGCACGCAAACGCTGCAAAGGCCTGGAGCAGCTCAACATGGAGCTGGAGAAACTGAGGACAAAGGATGCTGTGAAAATGAAAGCCCAGACCCAACGGATTCAGCATTTGGAGGGGCGCTTCATGGATCTGGCCAGCAACCATGAAAAAATGATCCAGTTCAAGGACGAACACAGGAAACGGCATATGCAGCTGTGGGAGGAGAATAAGCTCCTGCGGCAGGAGAACGAGATGCTCTTCAGCCAGACTGTGAGGGAGAAGGAAGCTGAAGTGCTCCAGCTCGCTGCCCAGGCCAGAAAGCTCTCGCAGCAGTTAGCCTCCTTACAGGAGAAATGTGCTTATGAGAGTCGCAGAGCCCAGGAGCGAGAAAAGGAACTGCTAGAAGCTCAGAGCCAGCAAGCAAGTGCCTATGCCTGGGAAGTCGATTCACTAAAAAACCAGCTGCAACGCCTACAGGAGAAGCACCAACAGATTGTCGCACAGGTAGAGCGCACAGAAAGTCAGCAGAGGGCTCAGGGCAGCGAGCTGCAGGCCAAGCTGGAGAGGGCAAATGAGGAGAAAGAGCGACTACTGAACCTGGCCGTGGAGAGGGACAAAGCTCTGCAAGAGAAGCAACGGGAAatccagcagctggggaagaagcTGGAGACTGCAGAAAAAgccaggcagagagcagggaagCGCCTTGTGAAAGAGGCGGCAGCAGTGGACAATGATCTGAAGGTCCGAGAGCTCCAACGACAGCTCGAAAGCAGCGAGCAGGCATACAATGAGCTCTCGCTGCAGTTTGATGCTTACAGAAAGCACAGTACGGATTTACTGACTAAAGAAAAAGCGCTGAATGTCAAACTCCGTCATTTTATTGCGTAA
- the CREBZF gene encoding CREB/ATF bZIP transcription factor has product MRHSLTQLLAASSGGASPSGAVWPLAGAGQAPRGRDGGGEGDPGPARPKQQQPPRREAGALEPRRQEKEPEAPGGPLEVWEQEDWFPGLELGDLLEAARPDWDLDAELSGCFCGEPEPLPPPGQGQRPAAPGRRNGGAGSRLKAAAAARLNRLKKKQYVLGLESRLQGLAAENRQLRDRNRGLSRRLRELERESSYLRAVLANQSALGQLLSRLAGIRAGGLQLSTSLFRDTGSPRRHHHHLQPAGESSDHDYALPSSRPPSLEEAAVVTETEEEWAAPGGICLHVDRDQVSVEFCSICARRAAASFKIFSFRCLPCQAPLCRG; this is encoded by the exons ATGCGCCACAGCCTCACCCAGCTGCTGGCGGCCTCCTCCGGCGGAGCGAGCCCCTCGGGCGCCGTCTGGCCGCTAGCCGGCGCGGGACAGGCCCCGAGAGGGCGGGATGGCGGCGGGGAAGGGGATCCGGGCCCCGCGCGGCCCAAACAACAGCagccgccgcggcgggaggcgggcgccTTGGAGCCGCGGCGGCAGGAGAAGGAACCGGAGGCGCCCGGTGGCCCGCTGGAGGTGTGGGAGCAAGAGGACTGGTTCCcggggctggagctgggagaCCTGCTGGAGGCGGCCCGGCCGGACTGGGACCTGGACGCGGAGCTGAGCGGCTGCTTCTGTGGGGAACCGGAgccgctgcccccgccgggcCAGGGCCAGAGGCCCGCGGCGCCCGGGCGGAGGAACGGCGGGGCTGGGAGCCGGctgaaggcggcggcggcggcgcggctgaACCGGCTGAAGAAGAAGCAGTACGTGCTGGGGCTGGAGAGCCGCCTCCAGGGCCTGGCTGCTGAGAACCGGCAGCTGCGGGACCGCAACCGCGGCCTGAGCCGCCGCCTGCGAGAGCTGGAGCGGGAGAGCAGCTACCTGCGGGCCGTGCTGGCTAACCAGAGCGCTCTAGGGCAGCTCCTGAGCCGCTTAGCCGGGatccgcgccggcgggctgcagctcagcaccagcCTCTTCAGGGACacgggcagcccccgccgccatCACCACCACCTCCAGCCTGCCGGCGAGAGCAGCGACCACGACTACGCCCTGCCCAGCTCCCGGCCCCCCAGcctggaggaggcggcggtggtgACGGAGACGGAGGAGGAGTGGGCGGCCCCCGGCGGGATCTGCCTCCACGTGGACCGGGATCAGGTGTCGGTGGAGTTCTGCTCCATCTGTGCTCGGCGAGCAGCGGCCTCCTTCAAAAT TTTCTCTTTTAGGTGCTTGCCCTGCCAGGCTCCGTTGTGTAGGGGTTAA